The proteins below are encoded in one region of Cololabis saira isolate AMF1-May2022 chromosome 21, fColSai1.1, whole genome shotgun sequence:
- the tmem86b gene encoding lysoplasmalogenase isoform X1, with protein sequence MDILDTDAFDRRQRRKTSCAIFFSMLPFFLSSALYFYLWTPDSPPSLVSAGVKAAPAVLLAAAVLSWNGGQSVLGVAGGLIFSAVGDCCLVWPELFLHGMGAFAVAHLFYSLTFLSRRYATYSSPSSLNRFLYLILFLVGGGVYIYLYPFLRKAPDSNLLTPGVGVYIVLIVAMAGLAIRTRHTATLLGSLTFMVSDATLALQVFKAVPPMQNGQIVVMVTYYLAQLLIAMGDIKAVETTDFNSKWKKP encoded by the exons ATGGACATCCTTGATACAGATGCCTTTGACAGGCGGCAGAGGAGAAAAACG TCCTGCGCCATCTTTTTCTCTATGCTGCCTTTCTTCTTGTCTTCAGCCCTTTATTTCTACCTGTGGACCCCTGATTCCCCCCCGTCACTCGTGTCTGCAGGTGTCAAAGCAGCACCGGCCGTTCTCCTGGCTGCAGCGGTGCTGAGCTGGAACGGAGGTCAGAGTGTCCTGGGTGTGGCAGGGGGACTAATCTTCTCCGCTGTTGGTGACTGCTGCTTGGTATGGCCTGAGCTTTTCCTTCACG GAATGGGGGCGTTTGCTGTGGCTCACCTGTTCTACTCGCTCACCTTCCTGTCCCGTCGTTATGCAACATactcctctccatcctccttGAATCGTTTCTTATATCTGATTCTGTTTTTGGTGGGAGGAGGTGTCTACATCTATCTGTATCCATTCCTGCGGAAAGCGCCGGACTCTAATCTACTGACTCCAGGTGTGGGGGTCTACATCGTCCTAATCGTCGCCATGGCTGGATTAGCGATCAGAACCCGCCACACAGCAACACTCTTGGGAAGTTTGACTTTCATGGTTTCGGACGCTACCCTGGCTCTTCAAGTTTTCAAGGCGGTGCCGCCAATGCAGAATGGTCAGATTGTTGTTATGGTTACGTACTATCTGGCACAGCTACTGATTGCTATGGGTGACATAAAGGCAGTTGAGACCACAGACTTCAATTCGAAATGGAAGAAGCCCTAA
- the hspbp1 gene encoding hsp70-binding protein 1 isoform X1 gives MCVRSSENMSENNQDRRFPRNLQGVLQLAVQAGSAAEGPAPLEPMSEERKTWLTEALSEVCKGQMDEVEEIKQCLAVLRKGEICENDRDGEEARKEEEEEDDDHERESAFEILSELCENLDNARDFMTLGGLELCVSRYLCHVKSGLRWRAADLIASCAQNMPQVQEHLLNIGVLQKLLQLTDSDPQSTVRVKALYAVSCLVREQEAGLRAFLSYDGFSVLMRAMQSENEKVRTKSAFLLLNLLSSHPEQKETVVSMGMVQQLVSVLRTPHSPFHEHVLGALCCLVDDFPQGLEDCRNPALGLEELLRQRVKDLQGKDESQEELDFCERLVRMCFHGQQSDDAGMDR, from the exons ATGTGTGTGCGCAGCTCTGAAAACATGTCAGAAAACAACCAGGACAGGAGGTTCCCCAGGAACCTGCAGGGAGTCCTGCAGCTGGCAGTCCAAGCTGGCTCAGCCGCCGAGGGCCCGGCTCCTCTGGAGCCCATGTCTGAGGAG AGGAAAACGTGGCTAACAGAAGCTCTCTCAGAGGTGTGCAAAGGCCAGATGGATGAAGTGGAAGAGATTAAGCAGTGTTTGGCTGTTCTGCGCAAAGGTGAAATATGTGAAAACGATAGAGATGGAGAGGAAgcgaggaaagaagaagaagaagaagatgatgacCATGAGCGGGAATCAGCCTTTGAGATATTGTCAGAGTTATGTGAAAACCTGGACAATGCTAGAG ATTTTATGACCCTTGGTGGACTGGAGTTGTGCGTCTCCCGGTACCTGTGTCACGTCAAGAGTGGGCTGAGGTGGCGTGCTGCAGACCTTATTGCTTCTTGTGCTCAGAACATGCCACAGGTGCAGGAGCACTTGCTTAATATTGGGGTGTTGCAGAAGCTCCTCCAGCTGACGGATTCAGACCCCCAATCCACCGTCAGAGTTAAGGCTCTTTATGCCGTCTCAT GCCTGGTTCGAGAGCAGGAGGCGGGACTCCGGGCCTTCCTGTCCTATGATGGTTTCTCAGTGCTGATGAGAGCTATGCAGTCAGAAAACGAGAAGGTCAGGACCAAGTCTGCGTTCCTTTTGCTGAATCTGCTGAGCTCACACCCTGAGCAGAAAG AAACGGTTGTTTCCATGGGGATGGTGCAGCAACTGGTATCCGTTCTCCGCACGCCACATTCTCCTTTCCATGAACATGTGCTTGGTGCTCTTTGCTG TTTGGTAGACGACTTTCCCCAGGGTCTAGAAGACTGCAGGAACCCTGCTCTGGGTCTGGAGGAATTACTCAGACAGCGAGTCAAAGATCTCCAGGGAAAAGATGaaagtcag GAAGAACTTGACTTCTGCGAGCGTTTGGTACGCATGTGTTTCCATGGCCAGCAGTCAGATGATGCCGGGATGGATCGTTGA
- the tmem86b gene encoding lysoplasmalogenase isoform X2 → MLPFFLSSALYFYLWTPDSPPSLVSAGVKAAPAVLLAAAVLSWNGGQSVLGVAGGLIFSAVGDCCLVWPELFLHGMGAFAVAHLFYSLTFLSRRYATYSSPSSLNRFLYLILFLVGGGVYIYLYPFLRKAPDSNLLTPGVGVYIVLIVAMAGLAIRTRHTATLLGSLTFMVSDATLALQVFKAVPPMQNGQIVVMVTYYLAQLLIAMGDIKAVETTDFNSKWKKP, encoded by the exons ATGCTGCCTTTCTTCTTGTCTTCAGCCCTTTATTTCTACCTGTGGACCCCTGATTCCCCCCCGTCACTCGTGTCTGCAGGTGTCAAAGCAGCACCGGCCGTTCTCCTGGCTGCAGCGGTGCTGAGCTGGAACGGAGGTCAGAGTGTCCTGGGTGTGGCAGGGGGACTAATCTTCTCCGCTGTTGGTGACTGCTGCTTGGTATGGCCTGAGCTTTTCCTTCACG GAATGGGGGCGTTTGCTGTGGCTCACCTGTTCTACTCGCTCACCTTCCTGTCCCGTCGTTATGCAACATactcctctccatcctccttGAATCGTTTCTTATATCTGATTCTGTTTTTGGTGGGAGGAGGTGTCTACATCTATCTGTATCCATTCCTGCGGAAAGCGCCGGACTCTAATCTACTGACTCCAGGTGTGGGGGTCTACATCGTCCTAATCGTCGCCATGGCTGGATTAGCGATCAGAACCCGCCACACAGCAACACTCTTGGGAAGTTTGACTTTCATGGTTTCGGACGCTACCCTGGCTCTTCAAGTTTTCAAGGCGGTGCCGCCAATGCAGAATGGTCAGATTGTTGTTATGGTTACGTACTATCTGGCACAGCTACTGATTGCTATGGGTGACATAAAGGCAGTTGAGACCACAGACTTCAATTCGAAATGGAAGAAGCCCTAA
- the aspdh gene encoding aspartate dehydrogenase domain-containing protein — protein sequence MATDASTLRIGVVGYGHLGVFLVEKILRDGPRLGLILSFVWNRNPDKLKGSVPAELILKDLSSFADRRSDVIVEVCHPHIVRKFGVHFLSQSHLMVGSPSALSDPDLNQKLCQASLQHANTLYVPSGALWGGQDIQRMNDSGTLKALFIRMSKHPSCFRLTGDILTDWTEGEGRRVLFSGSVAELCPLAPNNVNTMAAAAVAAGTLGFTGVRGEIVSDTKLRDYHVVEVEVTGPDGFSVNTVRRNPANLGAVTGTATYNSFWNSLLTCKGHGGRVYLC from the exons ATGGCAACTGACGCTTCCACCTTGAGGATCGGAGTTGTCGGATATGGACATCTAG gagtgtttctggtggagaagATCCTCAGAGACGGACCCCGTCTTGGTCTGATTCTGTCATTTGTCTGGAACAGGAATCCTGACAAGCTAAAGGGTTCAGTTCCTGCCGAACTTATACTTAAAGATCTGTCATCTTTTGCAGACAG GCGGAGTGATGTGATTGTAGAAGTGTGTCATCCACATATAGTGAGAAAATTTGGGGTCCACTTTCTGTCTCAGTCTCACTTGATG GTAGGATCTCCATCTGCTCTCTCTGATCCTGATCTGAACCAAAAGCTGTGTCAAGCATCTCTGCAACATGCTAACACGCTCTACGTTCCCAGTGGTGCATTATGGGGAGGCCAGGACATCCAGAGGATGAATGATAGTGGGACATTGAAG GCGTTGTTCATAAGAATGTCCAAGCATCCGTCCTGCTTCCGGCTGACAGGAGACATACTGACCGACTGGACCGAAGGAGAGGGCAGGCGTGTTTTATTCAGCGGCTCAGTGGCAGAGTTGTGTCCTCTTGCTCCTAACAACGTCAACACCATGGCAGCAGCTGCAGTGGCAGCAGGAACGCTTGGCTTCACTGGTGTTCGGGGAGAGATTGTATCCGATACAAA GTTAAGAGACTACCatgtggtggaggtggaggtgaccGGGCCTGATGGTTTCTCAGTAAACACAGTGAGGAGGAATCCAGCCAATCTTGGGGCCGTTACTGGCACTGCGACATACAACTCTTTCTGGAATAGTTTACTCA CTTGCAAAGGTCACGGAGGCAGAGTTTACTTGTGCTGA
- the hspbp1 gene encoding hsp70-binding protein 1 isoform X2, whose protein sequence is MSENNQDRRFPRNLQGVLQLAVQAGSAAEGPAPLEPMSEERKTWLTEALSEVCKGQMDEVEEIKQCLAVLRKGEICENDRDGEEARKEEEEEDDDHERESAFEILSELCENLDNARDFMTLGGLELCVSRYLCHVKSGLRWRAADLIASCAQNMPQVQEHLLNIGVLQKLLQLTDSDPQSTVRVKALYAVSCLVREQEAGLRAFLSYDGFSVLMRAMQSENEKVRTKSAFLLLNLLSSHPEQKETVVSMGMVQQLVSVLRTPHSPFHEHVLGALCCLVDDFPQGLEDCRNPALGLEELLRQRVKDLQGKDESQEELDFCERLVRMCFHGQQSDDAGMDR, encoded by the exons ATGTCAGAAAACAACCAGGACAGGAGGTTCCCCAGGAACCTGCAGGGAGTCCTGCAGCTGGCAGTCCAAGCTGGCTCAGCCGCCGAGGGCCCGGCTCCTCTGGAGCCCATGTCTGAGGAG AGGAAAACGTGGCTAACAGAAGCTCTCTCAGAGGTGTGCAAAGGCCAGATGGATGAAGTGGAAGAGATTAAGCAGTGTTTGGCTGTTCTGCGCAAAGGTGAAATATGTGAAAACGATAGAGATGGAGAGGAAgcgaggaaagaagaagaagaagaagatgatgacCATGAGCGGGAATCAGCCTTTGAGATATTGTCAGAGTTATGTGAAAACCTGGACAATGCTAGAG ATTTTATGACCCTTGGTGGACTGGAGTTGTGCGTCTCCCGGTACCTGTGTCACGTCAAGAGTGGGCTGAGGTGGCGTGCTGCAGACCTTATTGCTTCTTGTGCTCAGAACATGCCACAGGTGCAGGAGCACTTGCTTAATATTGGGGTGTTGCAGAAGCTCCTCCAGCTGACGGATTCAGACCCCCAATCCACCGTCAGAGTTAAGGCTCTTTATGCCGTCTCAT GCCTGGTTCGAGAGCAGGAGGCGGGACTCCGGGCCTTCCTGTCCTATGATGGTTTCTCAGTGCTGATGAGAGCTATGCAGTCAGAAAACGAGAAGGTCAGGACCAAGTCTGCGTTCCTTTTGCTGAATCTGCTGAGCTCACACCCTGAGCAGAAAG AAACGGTTGTTTCCATGGGGATGGTGCAGCAACTGGTATCCGTTCTCCGCACGCCACATTCTCCTTTCCATGAACATGTGCTTGGTGCTCTTTGCTG TTTGGTAGACGACTTTCCCCAGGGTCTAGAAGACTGCAGGAACCCTGCTCTGGGTCTGGAGGAATTACTCAGACAGCGAGTCAAAGATCTCCAGGGAAAAGATGaaagtcag GAAGAACTTGACTTCTGCGAGCGTTTGGTACGCATGTGTTTCCATGGCCAGCAGTCAGATGATGCCGGGATGGATCGTTGA